In a genomic window of Rhizobium sp. N324:
- a CDS encoding CgeB family protein codes for MMRPLDIVFLGLSLSSSWGNGHATTYRALVKGLRQDGHRVLFLERDVPWYASQRDLASPDFCELAYYADIDAMLELYRHRLRHADAVIVGSYVPEGVALIDRLGSLAPKSLCFYDIDTPVTLAKIDRGDEEYLALRQIPLFDVYFSFSGGEVLTRLEMRYGARKAVALYCSVDEGRYANTGEPYCWDLGYLGTYSPDRQPTLERLLLEPARRLPSMRFVVAGPQYPAEINWPSNVERIEHLAPADHSSFYSRQRFTLNVTRSDMIASGWSPSVRLFEAAACKTPLISDFWRGLDELLPNGEALIIAKGPADVVAVLRDLADADRKAIAAAARRRVLGGHTGAARGAELVRALSELPVNRACERISA; via the coding sequence ATGATGCGACCGCTCGACATCGTCTTCCTCGGCCTTTCACTGTCCTCTTCCTGGGGAAACGGCCACGCCACGACCTATCGTGCCCTCGTCAAGGGGCTGCGACAGGACGGTCACCGGGTTCTGTTCCTGGAACGGGACGTTCCCTGGTACGCCAGCCAGCGGGATCTTGCCTCACCGGATTTCTGCGAACTCGCTTATTACGCCGACATCGACGCCATGCTCGAACTCTATCGACACAGGCTGCGCCATGCCGATGCGGTGATCGTCGGGTCCTACGTGCCCGAGGGTGTGGCGCTGATCGACCGGCTCGGCAGCCTGGCGCCAAAAAGCCTGTGCTTTTACGACATCGACACGCCTGTCACGCTTGCAAAGATCGACCGCGGCGACGAGGAATATCTAGCGCTGCGGCAGATCCCACTCTTTGACGTCTACTTCTCCTTTTCCGGAGGAGAGGTGCTGACCCGACTTGAGATGCGGTACGGTGCGCGGAAGGCTGTCGCACTTTACTGCTCGGTCGACGAAGGCCGCTATGCCAATACTGGCGAGCCATATTGCTGGGATCTCGGCTATCTCGGAACCTACAGCCCCGATCGGCAGCCGACTTTGGAACGCCTTCTTCTGGAGCCGGCGCGTCGATTGCCATCGATGCGCTTCGTCGTCGCGGGACCGCAATATCCCGCCGAGATCAACTGGCCGAGCAATGTGGAGAGGATCGAGCACCTGGCGCCCGCCGATCATTCCAGTTTTTACAGTCGCCAACGGTTCACCTTGAATGTGACCCGCAGCGACATGATCGCCTCGGGCTGGTCGCCGAGCGTGCGCCTGTTTGAAGCGGCCGCCTGCAAAACGCCGCTTATCAGCGACTTCTGGCGCGGTCTTGACGAATTGCTGCCCAATGGCGAGGCTTTGATCATTGCAAAGGGGCCAGCCGATGTCGTGGCGGTGCTGAGGGATCTCGCGGACGCCGACCGTAAAGCCATTGCTGCTGCCGCCAGACGGCGGGTCTTAGGTGGCCATACTGGCGCCGCCCGCGGCGCCGAACTCGTCCGAGCCCTGTCGGAGCTGCCGGTAAACCGAGCTTGCGAGCGTATCTCAGCGTGA
- a CDS encoding CgeB family protein: MKFVFYTHSLISDWNHGNAHFLRGVMRDLQRRGHETLALEPEDSWSRANLVSDQGSAVIAKFHETFPQHRAQIYGKDFDHEAALGDAYVVIVHEWTQPDLVERLGRIRRHGGTFTLLFHDTHHRAVSAEGDIAGLTLSDYDGVLAFGETLRERYLRAGWGRSVFTWHEAADDALFRPMPEVLRTGDLIWIGNWGDGERSAEIAEFLVHPAKSLALNATVRGVRYPDHALDALQSAGIAYGGWIANADVPVAFARHKVTVHIPRRPYIEHLPGIPTIRVFEALSCGIPLISAPWDDAENLFKPGTDFLLVRDGEDMRKNLRDVLADPGWAASLAASGLVAIKARHTCRHRVDELFEVLACCGTNRVTTNLQSPEAAE, translated from the coding sequence ATGAAGTTCGTTTTCTATACTCATTCGCTGATTTCCGACTGGAACCACGGCAACGCGCATTTTCTTCGGGGAGTGATGCGCGATCTGCAACGGCGCGGCCATGAAACGCTGGCATTGGAACCGGAGGATTCCTGGAGCCGTGCCAACCTTGTCAGCGATCAGGGGTCTGCGGTCATCGCAAAATTTCACGAGACTTTTCCGCAGCACCGCGCGCAGATCTATGGCAAGGATTTCGATCATGAAGCCGCGCTTGGCGATGCTTATGTCGTCATCGTCCACGAGTGGACGCAACCCGATCTGGTCGAGCGTCTCGGTCGCATCCGGCGCCATGGCGGCACTTTCACGCTGCTCTTTCACGACACGCATCATCGGGCAGTCTCGGCCGAAGGCGATATCGCCGGACTGACGCTGAGCGATTACGACGGTGTGCTGGCTTTCGGCGAGACGTTGCGGGAGCGCTATCTGCGCGCTGGCTGGGGCAGGTCCGTGTTCACCTGGCATGAAGCCGCCGACGATGCTCTGTTTCGACCTATGCCGGAGGTTCTAAGAACCGGAGACCTCATCTGGATCGGCAACTGGGGCGATGGTGAGCGGTCGGCCGAAATCGCCGAGTTTCTGGTCCACCCTGCCAAGTCGCTCGCCCTGAACGCGACGGTACGGGGCGTGCGCTATCCCGATCATGCGCTCGACGCCCTTCAGAGTGCCGGTATCGCCTACGGCGGATGGATTGCCAATGCCGACGTTCCCGTCGCCTTCGCCCGCCACAAGGTCACGGTGCACATTCCGCGCCGGCCTTACATCGAGCATCTGCCGGGCATTCCGACGATCCGCGTTTTCGAAGCGCTCTCATGCGGAATTCCTTTGATATCGGCGCCTTGGGACGACGCCGAGAACCTTTTCAAACCGGGCACGGATTTTCTTCTCGTTCGCGACGGCGAGGACATGAGGAAAAATCTGCGTGACGTGCTCGCCGACCCCGGCTGGGCCGCAAGTCTTGCTGCATCAGGCCTGGTGGCCATCAAGGCGCGCCACACCTGCCGGCATCGCGTCGACGAGCTTTTTGAAGTCCTGGCGTGCTGCGGCACGAACCGGGTCACCACCAATCTCCAATCGCCGGAGGCTGCGGAATGA
- a CDS encoding TIGR04290 family methyltransferase produces MMNLALKRRVTELGPWFQNMRFGEVETAPDHFLGDYPAFKWERFKHVVPEDLDGRSVLDIGCNAGFYALEMKRRNAGRVLGIDTDSRYLEQARFAAAHFDLDVEFRQMSVYEVAKLAETFELVLFMGVLYHLRHPLLALDLLHEHVVNDLMLFQCLQRGDERNALPDENYDFSEWAVFDQPDFPKLFFIEQRYAGDPTNWFIPNKAAAEAMLRSAGFSVEANPEREVYLCRRGRRPYMVEPPPA; encoded by the coding sequence ATGATGAACCTGGCTCTGAAGCGCCGCGTGACAGAACTTGGCCCCTGGTTTCAAAACATGAGGTTCGGAGAAGTCGAAACTGCGCCGGATCATTTCCTCGGCGACTATCCCGCATTCAAATGGGAGCGCTTCAAACATGTCGTGCCGGAAGATTTGGACGGGCGCAGCGTGCTCGATATCGGCTGCAATGCCGGCTTTTATGCGCTCGAGATGAAGCGCCGCAATGCCGGGCGGGTGCTCGGCATCGACACCGATTCACGCTACCTTGAGCAGGCTCGTTTTGCTGCCGCTCATTTCGACCTTGACGTTGAATTCAGGCAAATGTCGGTTTACGAGGTGGCGAAGCTCGCAGAGACCTTCGAGCTGGTGCTCTTCATGGGAGTGCTTTACCATCTGCGCCATCCGTTGCTGGCGCTCGATCTGCTCCACGAACATGTGGTTAACGATTTGATGCTGTTCCAGTGCCTGCAGCGCGGGGACGAGCGCAATGCTCTCCCGGACGAGAATTATGATTTCTCGGAATGGGCGGTATTCGACCAGCCTGACTTTCCAAAATTGTTCTTCATCGAACAGCGTTATGCCGGTGATCCGACAAATTGGTTCATTCCCAACAAGGCGGCCGCCGAGGCGATGTTGCGCAGCGCCGGCTTTTCGGTGGAGGCCAATCCGGAGCGAGAAGTCTATCTTTGCCGCCGAGGCCGGCGGCCCTATATGGTCGAGCCGCCGCCGGCGTGA
- a CDS encoding UDP-glucuronic acid decarboxylase family protein, producing the protein MLHVNRRGNRKTVLVAGGAGFVGSHLCDALLGRGVFVICVDSYITGSPDNVRPLTNHPRFRLIEKDICQFLEIDEPLDQIYNLACAASPPQYQADPVHTMMTCVAGTGNLLALAERHAASFLQASTSEVYGDPVEHPQREDYRGNVSCTGPRACYDEGKRAAEALCFDMLRAGRVDARVPRIFNTYGPRMQANDGRIVSNLIVQALSGKPLTIYGSGLQTRSFCYVTDLVGGLMALMDKRPNPGVPVNLGNPGEFTINELAQMIRAMVPTRTEIVYEPLPTDDPQRRRPDIGRAVELLDWRPTVPLAEGLSYTVEWFTNSLATRPRRQATTSGRLRRPDSSQAAPAQG; encoded by the coding sequence ATGCTGCATGTCAATCGTCGCGGAAATCGCAAGACTGTTCTGGTGGCAGGAGGAGCCGGCTTCGTCGGTTCGCACCTCTGTGATGCGCTCCTTGGCCGCGGCGTTTTCGTCATTTGCGTCGACAGTTATATTACCGGCTCGCCGGATAATGTTCGTCCGCTGACAAACCATCCGCGCTTTCGGCTTATCGAGAAGGATATTTGCCAGTTCCTGGAAATCGACGAGCCGCTGGACCAGATCTACAATCTCGCCTGCGCAGCATCGCCGCCACAATATCAGGCCGATCCTGTCCACACGATGATGACCTGTGTCGCAGGGACAGGAAATCTGCTTGCGCTTGCCGAGCGTCACGCAGCTTCCTTTCTCCAGGCGTCCACGAGCGAGGTCTATGGCGATCCGGTCGAGCATCCCCAACGTGAGGATTACCGTGGCAATGTCAGTTGCACCGGACCACGCGCCTGCTATGACGAAGGAAAGCGTGCTGCCGAAGCGCTCTGCTTCGACATGTTGCGGGCCGGCCGCGTCGATGCGCGGGTTCCCCGCATTTTCAATACCTATGGCCCTCGAATGCAGGCCAATGACGGCCGTATCGTCTCCAACCTGATCGTGCAGGCGCTGTCAGGCAAACCCCTCACCATCTACGGAAGCGGCTTGCAGACGCGATCCTTCTGCTATGTCACCGACCTGGTCGGCGGCCTGATGGCGTTGATGGACAAAAGACCCAACCCCGGCGTGCCGGTCAATCTCGGCAATCCCGGCGAGTTCACTATCAACGAGCTCGCCCAGATGATCCGCGCTATGGTGCCGACCCGCACGGAGATCGTTTACGAGCCGTTGCCCACAGACGATCCCCAGCGCCGCCGTCCGGACATCGGGCGGGCGGTGGAGCTTCTCGATTGGCGGCCGACCGTGCCGCTTGCAGAAGGGCTGAGCTATACGGTCGAATGGTTTACCAACAGTCTCGCAACGCGCCCGCGGCGGCAGGCAACAACGTCTGGCCGTCTTCGGAGGCCGGATTCGTCGCAAGCCGCCCCCGCGCAAGGCTGA
- a CDS encoding CgeB family protein: MKIAFYGSSLVSAYWNGAATYYRGLLRAMAAKGYDITFYEPDVYDRQKNRDMDPPDWCKVVVYEGTIGALKAVSGAAAEADIVVKASGVGFEDDLLLEEVLAHAQPHALKIFWDVDAPATLAELRANPDHRLRRALDRIDLVLTYGGGDPVVNIYRSVGAADCVPIYNALDPQTHHPVPEDHRFSADLAFLGNRLPDREARVEYFFLEPASRLPERAFLLGGSGWQDKPMSPNIHYLGHVSTRDHNAFNVTPMAVLNISRASMAENGFSPATRVFEAAGAGACLITDAWEGIELFLNPDEEILVARDGQDVADLVAGLSRRSARKIGERARQRVLAEHTYANRAETLDKILRARLGARMEAAE; the protein is encoded by the coding sequence ATGAAAATCGCTTTTTACGGTTCGAGCCTGGTCTCCGCCTATTGGAATGGTGCAGCCACCTATTATCGGGGCCTGCTGCGGGCGATGGCGGCCAAAGGATATGACATCACCTTCTACGAACCCGATGTCTATGATCGGCAAAAGAACCGCGACATGGATCCGCCGGACTGGTGCAAGGTCGTGGTCTACGAAGGCACGATCGGCGCCCTGAAGGCCGTCAGCGGTGCTGCGGCTGAGGCCGATATCGTCGTCAAGGCTAGCGGCGTCGGTTTCGAAGATGATCTGCTTCTCGAGGAGGTGCTTGCCCATGCGCAGCCGCATGCCCTGAAAATCTTCTGGGACGTCGATGCGCCTGCTACGCTTGCCGAACTCAGAGCCAATCCCGATCATCGGCTGCGCCGGGCGCTCGATCGGATCGATCTGGTGCTTACCTATGGCGGCGGCGATCCGGTGGTGAACATATACCGCTCCGTCGGAGCGGCGGACTGCGTGCCGATCTATAATGCGCTCGATCCGCAAACGCATCATCCGGTGCCGGAGGACCATCGTTTCTCGGCCGATCTGGCTTTCCTCGGCAATCGCCTGCCGGACCGCGAGGCGCGGGTTGAGTACTTCTTCCTGGAGCCCGCCTCACGTCTGCCGGAGCGGGCGTTCCTGCTCGGCGGTTCCGGCTGGCAGGACAAGCCGATGTCGCCCAACATCCACTATCTTGGCCATGTGTCGACGCGCGATCACAACGCCTTCAACGTGACCCCGATGGCGGTTCTCAATATATCGCGCGCGAGCATGGCGGAGAACGGCTTCTCGCCGGCGACCCGCGTCTTCGAAGCAGCCGGCGCCGGCGCCTGCCTCATTACCGACGCCTGGGAGGGCATCGAACTCTTCCTGAACCCCGACGAGGAAATCCTGGTCGCGCGCGACGGGCAGGACGTGGCGGATTTGGTTGCCGGTTTGTCGCGCCGATCAGCTCGAAAGATCGGCGAGCGTGCGCGTCAGCGCGTGTTGGCCGAGCACACCTACGCCAATCGCGCCGAAACCCTGGACAAGATTTTGCGCGCTCGTCTTGGCGCGCGGATGGAGGCAGCCGAATGA
- a CDS encoding NAD-dependent epimerase/dehydratase family protein produces MMILITGGCGFIGRHVAEELLKNGYKVRVFDALIDQVHADAEVSVPDGAQVVRGNVMDKDAVRSALTDVDGVIHLAAEVGVGQSMYEIARYVGSNDLGTAVLLEAMIGQPVQKIVVASSMSVYGEGLYLTEDGQRNGSVRRRAHRLKQGRWDPVGPHEEQLMPIATDEEKPVDLASIYALTKYAQEKQVLIFGEAYAKDAVALRLFNVFGAGQALSNPYTGVLANFASRLANGQPPMIFEDGRQRRDFVHVRDVATAFRLALEKPAAAGHVINIGSGQAYSIADVAALLADAMGVPDISPDIMNKARSGDIRNCFADISKARELLGFEPRYRLENALGPFAAWVRQTGAVDRGAEMKRQLEERGLVS; encoded by the coding sequence ATGATGATTTTGATAACAGGGGGGTGCGGCTTTATCGGCCGCCATGTCGCTGAAGAACTTCTCAAAAACGGCTATAAGGTGCGTGTTTTCGATGCGCTCATTGATCAGGTTCACGCCGATGCGGAGGTAAGCGTGCCCGACGGTGCGCAGGTCGTCCGAGGCAATGTCATGGACAAGGACGCGGTCCGCTCGGCGCTTACCGACGTCGACGGCGTCATTCATCTTGCCGCCGAGGTGGGTGTTGGGCAATCGATGTACGAGATAGCCCGCTACGTCGGCAGCAATGACCTCGGGACGGCTGTGCTGTTGGAGGCAATGATCGGCCAGCCGGTTCAGAAAATCGTCGTCGCCTCCTCGATGAGCGTCTATGGCGAAGGGCTCTATTTGACTGAAGATGGTCAGCGGAACGGCTCTGTCAGGCGCCGCGCCCATCGTCTGAAGCAAGGCAGGTGGGACCCAGTTGGACCGCACGAGGAGCAACTCATGCCGATCGCCACCGACGAGGAAAAACCCGTTGACCTCGCCTCCATATACGCTCTGACAAAATACGCTCAGGAAAAGCAGGTCCTGATCTTCGGTGAAGCCTACGCCAAGGACGCCGTCGCGTTGCGGCTCTTCAATGTCTTCGGCGCCGGGCAGGCGCTCTCCAACCCCTATACTGGCGTGCTTGCAAATTTCGCCTCCAGACTTGCCAACGGGCAGCCGCCGATGATCTTCGAGGATGGCAGGCAACGGCGCGACTTCGTCCATGTGCGGGATGTGGCGACGGCTTTCCGCCTGGCGTTGGAAAAGCCGGCGGCAGCCGGTCACGTGATCAACATCGGCAGCGGCCAGGCCTATTCGATCGCCGATGTCGCGGCGCTTCTCGCCGACGCCATGGGCGTGCCCGATATCAGCCCCGACATCATGAACAAGGCTCGCTCCGGCGACATCCGAAATTGTTTTGCCGATATTTCGAAAGCCCGCGAACTGCTTGGTTTCGAACCGAGATACCGACTTGAGAATGCGCTTGGTCCGTTCGCCGCCTGGGTCCGTCAAACCGGCGCGGTCGACCGCGGCGCCGAGATGAAGCGTCAACTGGAAGAGCGGGGGCTGGTTTCATGA
- a CDS encoding NAD-dependent epimerase/dehydratase family protein: MKKIGSGRPTKQETRQFGFVEWFRPGERERTEAVLPDILASGASHLRTHLSWAEYLAPGGQQWFDWLIPRVGAQIDLLPCIHYTPPSLSRTGRSSGAPVDLKSYADFVDHILTRYGRYFRHIELWNEPNNLLDWDWRQDSDFLLFCEMVGGAAYWAKQRGYKPVLGGPCPFDPYWLNLMGVRGVLGVVDAVGFHGFPGTWDSEEATWGGWDMHLGEMRGIIDRYNGDAEIWITEAGYSTWRNDEIEQARRFIKALNVPADRMYWYSWCDVPPDVPVQEGLWFDPRHYHLGAVTHDNKPKLLARLLMEGGVSKLAEVAALAAPHIASDATPVVVTGGSGFVGSNLADSLLGDGEDVIILDNLGRAGVDQNLSWLIDRHGARVHPVLADVRDLMGIEAAFKDAKAVFHYAAQTAVTTSIGDPLADFETNARGTLNVLEAVRKAGRQAPVIFASTNKVYGALDDLGMVEGDDRYVPENETIRTRGIAEDRPLDFCTPYGCSKGVADQYVLDYAKSYGIPAAVLRMSCIYGPRQFGTEDQGWVAHFLIRALAGEAISVYGSGKQVRDVLHVEDAVAAYRTLLANIDRVCGNAFNLGGGPKNAVSVLSVLREIEEVTGRPVETSFGPWRAGDQFYFVADTEKLERETGWAAGVGWRDGLRHLAEWLIANRFGGQQIRREKRKVMA, from the coding sequence ATGAAGAAAATCGGCTCTGGACGGCCTACCAAGCAGGAGACGAGGCAGTTCGGCTTCGTCGAGTGGTTCCGACCGGGGGAGCGCGAGCGGACAGAAGCCGTGCTGCCGGATATTCTGGCAAGCGGCGCCAGTCATCTGCGAACACACCTCTCCTGGGCCGAATACTTGGCACCCGGCGGCCAGCAATGGTTCGATTGGCTGATCCCGCGCGTTGGAGCGCAAATCGATCTTCTACCTTGCATCCATTACACACCGCCTTCGCTCTCGCGAACGGGCAGGTCGTCAGGCGCCCCGGTCGACCTCAAATCCTATGCCGATTTCGTCGACCATATCCTGACGCGCTACGGCCGCTATTTCCGTCACATCGAGCTCTGGAACGAGCCGAACAACCTGCTCGATTGGGATTGGCGTCAAGACAGCGATTTCCTGCTTTTTTGCGAGATGGTCGGAGGCGCAGCCTACTGGGCCAAGCAGAGAGGCTATAAGCCGGTCCTTGGCGGCCCGTGCCCCTTTGATCCCTATTGGCTCAATCTCATGGGCGTGCGCGGTGTGCTTGGGGTCGTCGATGCCGTCGGTTTCCACGGCTTTCCCGGAACCTGGGACAGTGAAGAAGCCACCTGGGGCGGCTGGGACATGCATCTGGGCGAGATGCGCGGGATAATCGACCGATACAATGGCGATGCCGAGATATGGATTACCGAAGCGGGCTACTCCACCTGGCGCAACGACGAGATCGAACAGGCGCGGCGCTTCATCAAGGCGCTCAACGTGCCGGCCGACCGGATGTATTGGTATTCCTGGTGCGATGTGCCGCCGGACGTCCCTGTTCAGGAAGGCTTATGGTTCGACCCGCGGCACTATCATCTTGGAGCGGTTACCCATGACAACAAGCCGAAGCTTTTGGCTCGTCTTCTGATGGAAGGCGGCGTCAGCAAGCTGGCGGAGGTTGCCGCCCTTGCAGCGCCGCACATCGCCTCCGACGCTACACCTGTGGTCGTGACCGGCGGCAGCGGCTTCGTCGGCTCCAATCTCGCCGACAGCCTGCTTGGCGATGGTGAGGACGTCATCATTCTCGATAATCTCGGGCGCGCGGGCGTCGATCAAAACCTCTCCTGGCTGATCGACAGACACGGCGCGCGGGTGCATCCGGTCCTTGCCGACGTCCGGGACCTGATGGGGATCGAAGCCGCCTTCAAGGACGCGAAAGCTGTCTTCCACTATGCCGCCCAAACAGCTGTGACCACCAGCATTGGTGATCCGCTTGCGGATTTCGAAACAAATGCGCGCGGCACCCTCAACGTATTGGAAGCGGTGCGCAAGGCAGGTAGACAGGCGCCCGTCATCTTCGCGAGCACCAACAAGGTCTATGGCGCGCTCGACGATCTCGGGATGGTCGAGGGCGACGACCGATATGTTCCCGAAAACGAGACCATAAGGACAAGGGGGATTGCCGAGGATCGGCCGCTCGATTTCTGCACGCCCTATGGCTGCTCGAAAGGTGTCGCCGATCAGTATGTCCTCGACTACGCCAAGTCCTACGGCATTCCGGCTGCAGTGCTCAGGATGAGCTGCATCTATGGGCCGCGCCAGTTCGGGACCGAGGATCAGGGCTGGGTCGCTCATTTCCTGATCCGGGCGCTCGCAGGTGAAGCCATTTCCGTCTACGGCAGCGGCAAGCAGGTGCGCGACGTTCTTCACGTGGAGGATGCCGTGGCTGCCTACCGGACGCTGCTGGCCAATATCGACCGTGTCTGCGGGAACGCTTTCAACCTCGGCGGCGGGCCGAAAAACGCCGTCAGCGTACTTTCGGTGCTGCGCGAAATCGAGGAGGTGACCGGGCGCCCGGTCGAGACCAGTTTCGGCCCCTGGCGGGCCGGCGACCAGTTCTACTTCGTTGCCGATACCGAAAAGCTCGAAAGGGAGACCGGATGGGCCGCCGGCGTCGGATGGCGCGATGGGCTGCGGCATCTGGCCGAATGGCTGATTGCCAATCGTTTCGGCGGTCAGCAGATCCGCAGGGAAAAGCGCAAGGTAATGGCATGA
- a CDS encoding MDR/zinc-dependent alcohol dehydrogenase-like family protein has product MDIAARPTADLMRAAIVTGPGQLAVETRALPKPGPSQVRISLEGCGVCASNLTPWAGPEWMTFPTEAGGLGHEGWGVIDHMGSDVAGLQVGDRVAALSYHAYATHDIADASMVAALPRELDGKPFPGEPLGCAMNIFRRSNIERGQIVAIIGIGFLGALLTQLAAAAGARVIAISRRAYSLEVARRMGAAQTIFMDDHWRIIENVKTLTDGNLCNRVIEAVGKQWPLDLAGELTRERGRLIVAGYHQDGPRQVNMQLWNWRGLDVINAHERDPAVYMQGIREAIEAVRQGRIDPQPLYTHVYPLESLDEALNTTRDRPDGFLKALVQYR; this is encoded by the coding sequence ATGGACATTGCGGCAAGGCCGACGGCCGATCTCATGCGCGCTGCGATCGTAACGGGCCCGGGGCAACTCGCGGTCGAGACGCGCGCCCTGCCGAAACCCGGTCCCAGCCAAGTCAGGATCAGCTTGGAAGGCTGCGGCGTCTGCGCATCGAACCTCACCCCATGGGCAGGACCCGAATGGATGACCTTCCCGACGGAGGCCGGCGGACTGGGCCATGAAGGCTGGGGCGTCATAGATCATATGGGCAGCGACGTTGCCGGCCTGCAGGTCGGGGACCGCGTCGCGGCTCTTTCCTACCATGCCTACGCCACGCACGACATCGCCGATGCCTCGATGGTTGCGGCACTGCCCCGAGAATTGGACGGCAAACCGTTTCCGGGCGAACCGCTTGGGTGCGCCATGAACATCTTCCGCCGCAGCAATATCGAACGCGGCCAGATCGTCGCCATCATCGGCATCGGCTTTCTCGGCGCCCTTCTCACGCAGCTTGCAGCCGCCGCCGGAGCGCGGGTGATCGCCATCTCACGCCGGGCCTATTCGCTTGAGGTGGCAAGAAGGATGGGAGCAGCCCAAACGATTTTCATGGACGATCATTGGCGCATCATCGAGAACGTCAAAACGCTGACGGACGGCAATCTCTGCAACCGCGTCATCGAGGCCGTGGGCAAACAATGGCCGCTCGACCTGGCAGGCGAGCTCACCAGGGAACGCGGGCGATTGATCGTCGCCGGCTATCATCAGGATGGGCCTCGCCAGGTGAACATGCAATTGTGGAACTGGCGCGGCCTCGACGTCATCAATGCCCATGAGCGCGACCCGGCCGTGTATATGCAGGGCATTCGGGAGGCCATCGAGGCTGTGCGCCAGGGGCGGATCGATCCGCAGCCGCTTTACACGCACGTCTATCCACTGGAAAGCCTGGATGAAGCGCTGAACACCACGCGCGACCGCCCGGACGGTTTTCTCAAGGCGCTGGTGCAATATCGATGA
- a CDS encoding glycosyltransferase family 4 protein: protein MTVDAVGGVWSYAMDLAAGLKPRHVEVVFAGLGPRPTAEKIAEANRLGTLVWLEAPLDWMAGYEAAVAEVPRLIADLARRKKVDFLHLNLPSQAAGIETDLPVIVVCHSCVVTWFAAVRAAKVPRDWQWQYRLNQAGFARADAVIAPSGSHSAAMAAAYGPIANLSVVYNSAALKPSSETKQNFVLAAGRWWDEGKNGAVLDAAAGLTRWPLKVAGANRGPDGQYLPFRNADHLGELSRERMMVLARQAAIVVSPSVYEPFGLAALEAARAGAALVLSDIPTYREIWNDAALFVDPHQPKAFAHAFNRLADDPQQRVALGLKAQERSARFSLEGQAQAMYAIYSGRLGHAFSTAAE, encoded by the coding sequence ATGACGGTCGACGCCGTCGGCGGGGTCTGGTCCTATGCCATGGACTTGGCCGCAGGATTGAAGCCCCGCCATGTCGAGGTTGTCTTCGCAGGACTTGGGCCCCGACCCACGGCGGAAAAGATTGCCGAGGCAAACAGGCTTGGTACGCTTGTCTGGCTGGAGGCGCCGCTCGACTGGATGGCCGGGTATGAAGCGGCGGTTGCCGAGGTGCCCCGTCTGATCGCTGATCTCGCTCGCCGAAAAAAGGTAGATTTTCTTCATCTCAATTTGCCGTCGCAGGCGGCGGGCATCGAAACGGACCTGCCGGTGATCGTGGTCTGTCATTCCTGTGTCGTGACCTGGTTTGCGGCCGTGCGTGCCGCCAAGGTGCCGCGCGACTGGCAATGGCAATATCGGCTGAACCAGGCCGGTTTTGCACGTGCAGACGCGGTGATCGCACCAAGCGGCAGCCATTCTGCGGCGATGGCGGCGGCCTATGGACCGATCGCCAACCTCAGCGTCGTCTACAATTCGGCTGCGCTCAAGCCTTCCAGCGAGACCAAACAGAATTTTGTCCTGGCAGCCGGCCGCTGGTGGGACGAGGGAAAGAACGGCGCCGTGCTCGATGCGGCGGCGGGCCTGACGCGCTGGCCGCTGAAGGTGGCCGGCGCAAATCGTGGCCCTGACGGGCAATACCTGCCGTTTCGCAATGCCGACCATCTGGGCGAGCTCTCGCGCGAACGGATGATGGTTCTGGCGCGGCAGGCGGCCATTGTGGTTTCGCCGTCGGTTTACGAGCCTTTCGGGCTGGCGGCTTTGGAAGCGGCAAGGGCGGGCGCGGCCTTGGTGCTCTCCGATATTCCGACCTATCGCGAGATCTGGAACGACGCCGCGCTGTTTGTCGATCCGCATCAGCCCAAAGCGTTCGCCCATGCCTTCAACCGCCTCGCCGATGACCCGCAGCAACGGGTTGCGCTTGGCCTGAAGGCGCAGGAGCGATCGGCGAGGTTCAGCCTCGAGGGACAGGCGCAAGCGATGTACGCGATTTATTCCGGCAGGCTTGGCCACGCCTTTTCGACAGCAGCGGAGTGA